One genomic segment of Rhizobium gallicum bv. gallicum R602sp includes these proteins:
- a CDS encoding AbrB family transcriptional regulator: protein MPFKAASRAIREASLPRWVLLLSLSSFLVVVLELFALPASLLVGPMIAAIFLALVIGKGQVRVPYWPLQFGQALVGLMMARAITPDILATMAKDAPLFMLVIVSVIAIAGVLGYLLTRLQVLPGTTAVWGSSPGGASAMVIMSEAYGADARLVAFMQYLRVVFVCVAASGVSRLWVAADGGLPPLILFPPIDWPAFAATVLLACCCVYAAFRFRVQGGTIILPLLAGSLLQGFDLLTIELPMWLLAISYALIGWSIGLRFTRSILKHAARALPRVSASILLLMSICGLMAVALHIFAGIDPLTAYLATSPGGADSVAIIAASSDVDLPFVMAMQVGRFVVILFTGPMLARFIARRSGLAESPA from the coding sequence ATGCCGTTTAAAGCCGCAAGCCGAGCCATACGAGAAGCCAGCCTGCCGAGATGGGTTCTGCTGCTTAGCCTCTCCAGCTTTCTCGTTGTCGTTCTTGAACTTTTCGCCCTTCCGGCATCGCTGCTCGTTGGGCCGATGATCGCGGCGATCTTTCTCGCCCTGGTGATCGGCAAGGGCCAAGTTCGCGTCCCCTACTGGCCCTTGCAATTCGGACAGGCTCTGGTCGGCCTGATGATGGCGCGCGCCATAACGCCGGACATTCTCGCCACGATGGCCAAGGATGCGCCGCTCTTCATGCTGGTCATCGTATCGGTGATTGCCATCGCAGGCGTGCTCGGCTATCTCCTGACGCGGCTGCAGGTGCTGCCTGGCACTACGGCCGTCTGGGGCTCCTCCCCCGGCGGCGCCTCGGCCATGGTCATCATGTCGGAGGCCTATGGCGCCGATGCCCGCCTTGTCGCCTTCATGCAGTATCTGCGCGTCGTCTTCGTCTGCGTAGCCGCTTCCGGCGTCTCACGCCTCTGGGTCGCGGCCGACGGCGGGCTGCCACCGCTTATTCTCTTCCCGCCGATCGACTGGCCGGCATTTGCCGCGACTGTGCTGCTTGCCTGCTGTTGCGTCTATGCCGCCTTCCGTTTCCGCGTCCAGGGCGGCACCATCATCCTTCCGCTTCTGGCAGGCTCTCTGTTGCAGGGTTTCGACCTCCTGACGATCGAGCTGCCGATGTGGCTGCTCGCGATCAGCTATGCCCTGATCGGCTGGAGCATCGGACTGCGTTTCACCCGTTCGATCCTGAAGCATGCCGCCCGCGCTCTGCCACGCGTTTCCGCCTCGATCCTGCTTTTGATGTCGATCTGCGGGCTGATGGCCGTGGCCCTGCACATATTCGCGGGTATCGATCCGCTGACAGCCTATCTCGCGACCAGCCCTGGCGGTGCGGATTCGGTTGCTATCATCGCCGCCTCTAGCGATGTCGACTTGCCCTTCGTCATGGCGATGCAGGTGGGGAGGTTTGTGGTGATCCTGTTTACCGGGCCGATGCTCGCGCGCTTCATCGCGCGGAGGAGCGGCCTGGCAGAGAGCCCCGCCTGA
- a CDS encoding AraC family transcriptional regulator — MSQNVTPQVFEGLERLCVPQGGDGIVAAPAFPGIERIEAKFSGNAFEPHRHDTYGLGVTLKGVQTFSYRGERRFSMPGQVIVLHPDEVHDGGAGTIDGLQYRIVYLEPSLLAECLEAEKLGLPFVDQPVISDPVLAGVLLGALTDLDGGLDELFVDDFVMGIADGLVRHAKALRRLPASIAWNQACCARDYLEAHATRTVRSGELESVTGLDRFALSRHFRAAFATSPHRYLLMRRLQQARAMIGEGSELSDVAFATGFADQSHLNRHFKKAYGMTPGQWAALRRGSLPGRSSAR, encoded by the coding sequence TTGAGCCAGAATGTAACGCCGCAGGTTTTCGAAGGTCTTGAACGTTTGTGCGTGCCGCAGGGCGGCGACGGCATTGTGGCAGCGCCAGCCTTTCCCGGGATCGAGCGCATCGAGGCGAAATTCAGCGGAAATGCCTTCGAGCCGCACCGGCACGACACCTATGGGCTCGGTGTGACGCTGAAGGGTGTGCAGACCTTCTCGTATCGCGGCGAAAGGCGCTTCAGCATGCCCGGTCAGGTGATCGTGCTGCATCCAGACGAGGTGCATGACGGCGGGGCAGGCACCATCGACGGGCTGCAATACCGTATTGTCTACCTGGAACCCTCGCTGCTTGCCGAATGCCTGGAAGCCGAGAAACTCGGGCTGCCTTTTGTCGACCAGCCTGTCATCAGCGATCCGGTTCTTGCCGGCGTCCTGCTTGGCGCACTGACTGATCTCGATGGAGGGCTCGACGAGCTCTTCGTCGACGATTTCGTGATGGGCATAGCCGACGGGCTTGTAAGGCACGCGAAGGCATTGCGCAGGCTGCCCGCCAGCATAGCCTGGAACCAGGCCTGTTGCGCCCGCGACTACCTTGAAGCACATGCGACGCGAACGGTGCGTTCTGGCGAGCTTGAATCGGTAACAGGACTCGACCGCTTTGCGTTGTCGCGGCATTTCCGGGCTGCATTCGCGACCAGTCCGCATCGCTACCTTCTGATGCGGCGGTTGCAGCAGGCGCGGGCGATGATCGGCGAGGGCAGCGAGCTATCGGACGTCGCCTTTGCCACCGGCTTTGCGGATCAGAGCCACCTGAACCGGCATTTCAAGAAAGCCTACGGCATGACGCCGGGCCAATGGGCCGCGCTCAGGCGGGGCTCTCTGCCAGGCCGCTCCTCCGCGCGATGA
- a CDS encoding efflux RND transporter permease subunit, with protein sequence MTVTELPERASGKQTFTALFVRRPILALVFNTLMVVAGLAAYAGVEVRELPDVDRPVVTVRTMFDGAAPQTIDQELTKVIEGAVARVSGLKSISSQSQFGQSRVTLEFSDTVDLAVAANDVRDAIGRIMEQLPDDADAPQIVKADADSQPIMRLAVTSTKLNMDDLTLLVENEIVDRLASVDGVADVEQYGDQEKIFRVDVDQGALASRGLTVGDLTEALDNSALDVPAGSLKSTTQDIVVRATASLQKPEDFANVILQDRVRLGDVATVTLGPRDGDTALRSNGKRGIGLGVIRQAQSNTLNISSGIKTVVEQLSKTLPEGTKIAITSDDAVFIQGAIHEVVLALILAGVIVTGVIYLFLRDWRATLIPAVSMPVALIGTLTAIYLVGFSINILTLLAIVLATGLVVDDAIVVLENIVRRRAEGMGPRAAAVLGTREVFFAVIATTATLAAVFIPLSFLPGQVGGLFREFGFVLAFSVGLSSIVALTLCPMLASRMLTKPMLEDHGALGHFGEAFARVYQWSLQRCLNAPLVVIVASVLFAGAALVAFSTVKSELTPNEDRAMVMMRLTAPQGSSLEYTRDKLQLVEEYLQPLVDRSDIRNVFSISGQGGSANSGFMVLTLAPWGERDRTQAEIVQDINRAASRVPALRGNAISSNSLRIRGAGSGLQMALVGNDYDRLTTAAVELVEALNATGRYDTPRLTNEPTQAQVSVTIDRERASDLGIDITGLSTAMQSLLEGRSVVDVFVNGDAYPVLLTSTMRPIDDPTDLENVFLKTGEGKIVPMSVIASMKEGAVAPQLNRESQLASVAITAGLKEGMSLGDAVKQVTELAEPILPPGARLIPLAEAATLEENSTGMALTFGFAIVIIFLVLAAQFESVLSSLIIMSTVPLGLACAVFALIITGSSLNIYSQIGLVLLVGVMAKNGILIVEFANQLRDRGVEVREAIERACALRLRPVMMTMIATILGGVPLVFAHGAGAEARIALGWVIVGGLGFATLVTLLITPVAYLLVARFAKPHAHEEARLHEEMAIAARPKPVPDPKHLQAAE encoded by the coding sequence GTGACCGTCACCGAACTTCCAGAGAGAGCCTCCGGCAAGCAGACCTTTACGGCACTCTTCGTGCGGCGCCCGATCCTGGCGCTGGTTTTCAATACGCTGATGGTGGTGGCGGGTCTTGCTGCCTATGCCGGGGTCGAAGTGCGCGAACTGCCGGATGTCGACCGCCCGGTCGTGACCGTGCGCACCATGTTCGACGGCGCTGCACCGCAGACGATCGATCAAGAGCTGACGAAGGTCATCGAAGGCGCAGTTGCGCGCGTCAGCGGGCTGAAATCGATCTCCTCGCAATCGCAGTTCGGCCAAAGCCGGGTGACGCTGGAGTTTTCCGATACCGTCGATCTCGCCGTCGCCGCAAACGACGTGCGCGATGCGATCGGGCGCATCATGGAGCAGCTTCCGGACGATGCCGACGCCCCGCAGATCGTCAAGGCGGATGCGGATTCACAGCCGATCATGCGTCTTGCGGTCACCTCGACCAAGCTCAACATGGATGACCTGACGCTCCTCGTCGAAAACGAGATCGTCGACCGGCTGGCCTCCGTCGATGGCGTTGCCGATGTCGAGCAATATGGCGACCAGGAAAAGATCTTTCGGGTCGATGTCGATCAGGGGGCTCTTGCAAGCCGCGGGCTGACGGTCGGCGATCTGACGGAGGCGCTCGACAACTCCGCCCTCGACGTTCCTGCCGGATCGCTGAAGAGCACGACACAGGACATCGTGGTGCGCGCCACGGCGAGCCTGCAGAAGCCGGAGGATTTCGCCAATGTCATCCTGCAGGACCGCGTGCGTCTCGGCGATGTCGCGACGGTGACGCTCGGGCCGCGCGACGGCGATACGGCGCTGCGATCCAATGGCAAGCGCGGCATCGGCCTCGGCGTCATCCGCCAGGCGCAATCGAATACGCTCAATATTTCGAGCGGCATCAAGACGGTGGTCGAGCAGCTTTCGAAGACGCTGCCGGAAGGCACGAAGATCGCGATCACCAGCGACGACGCCGTGTTCATCCAGGGAGCGATCCACGAGGTTGTGCTGGCGCTGATCCTCGCCGGCGTCATCGTCACCGGCGTCATCTACCTCTTCCTGCGAGACTGGCGGGCAACCTTGATCCCCGCAGTCAGCATGCCGGTGGCTTTGATCGGCACGCTGACTGCGATCTATCTCGTGGGCTTTTCGATCAATATCCTGACGCTGCTCGCCATCGTCCTGGCGACAGGTCTGGTCGTCGACGATGCGATCGTGGTGCTCGAGAACATCGTGCGCCGGCGCGCCGAAGGCATGGGGCCGCGGGCGGCCGCCGTCCTCGGCACGCGCGAGGTCTTCTTCGCAGTCATCGCGACCACGGCAACTCTTGCCGCCGTCTTCATTCCGCTGTCATTCCTGCCGGGGCAGGTGGGCGGTCTCTTCCGGGAGTTCGGCTTCGTGCTGGCCTTCTCGGTCGGTCTGTCGTCGATCGTCGCGTTGACGCTTTGTCCGATGCTCGCCTCGCGCATGCTGACGAAGCCGATGCTGGAGGATCATGGCGCGCTCGGCCACTTCGGCGAGGCGTTTGCGCGCGTCTATCAATGGAGCCTGCAGCGTTGCCTCAACGCGCCCCTGGTCGTCATTGTCGCGTCGGTTTTATTTGCCGGGGCGGCGCTTGTCGCCTTCTCGACCGTCAAGAGCGAGCTTACGCCGAACGAGGACCGCGCCATGGTGATGATGCGGCTCACCGCGCCGCAGGGATCGAGCCTCGAATATACGCGCGACAAGCTGCAGCTCGTCGAAGAATACCTGCAGCCGCTGGTCGACCGCAGCGACATCAGGAACGTCTTTTCGATCTCCGGCCAGGGCGGCTCGGCCAATAGCGGCTTCATGGTGCTGACGCTGGCACCCTGGGGCGAGCGCGACCGCACGCAGGCGGAGATCGTCCAGGACATCAACCGGGCGGCATCGCGAGTTCCCGCTCTTCGCGGCAATGCGATATCTTCGAACAGCCTGCGCATTCGCGGCGCCGGCAGCGGCCTGCAGATGGCGCTCGTCGGCAATGACTACGACCGCCTGACGACTGCCGCCGTCGAGCTGGTAGAGGCGCTGAATGCGACCGGGCGGTATGATACGCCGCGCCTGACCAACGAGCCGACGCAGGCGCAGGTCTCCGTCACGATCGACCGCGAGCGGGCTTCCGATCTCGGCATCGATATCACCGGGCTTTCGACGGCGATGCAGTCGCTGCTCGAGGGACGCTCCGTCGTCGACGTCTTCGTCAATGGCGATGCCTATCCGGTTCTGCTCACGTCGACCATGCGGCCGATCGATGATCCGACGGATCTCGAAAACGTCTTCCTGAAGACCGGCGAGGGCAAGATCGTACCGATGTCGGTCATCGCTTCGATGAAGGAAGGCGCGGTTGCGCCGCAGCTGAACCGTGAATCGCAACTCGCATCCGTCGCGATCACGGCAGGCCTCAAGGAGGGCATGTCGCTCGGCGATGCCGTCAAGCAGGTGACGGAACTTGCCGAGCCGATCCTGCCGCCAGGGGCGCGTCTTATTCCGCTTGCCGAAGCGGCAACACTCGAAGAGAACTCCACCGGCATGGCACTCACTTTCGGCTTTGCGATCGTGATCATCTTCCTGGTGCTGGCGGCGCAGTTCGAAAGCGTGCTGTCCTCGCTGATCATCATGTCGACCGTGCCGCTTGGGCTTGCTTGCGCCGTCTTCGCGCTCATTATCACGGGATCGAGCCTCAACATCTACAGCCAGATCGGCCTCGTGCTGCTCGTCGGCGTCATGGCGAAGAACGGAATCTTGATCGTCGAGTTCGCCAACCAGCTCCGCGACCGCGGGGTAGAAGTGCGCGAGGCGATCGAACGCGCCTGTGCATTGCGGCTGCGCCCGGTGATGATGACGATGATCGCCACCATCCTCGGCGGCGTTCCGCTGGTCTTTGCGCATGGCGCAGGCGCGGAAGCGCGTATCGCGCTCGGATGGGTGATCGTCGGCGGACTGGGTTTCGCAACGCTGGTCACGCTCCTTATCACGCCGGTCGCCTATCTGCTGGTGGCGCGCTTTGCCAAGCCGCATGCGCATGAGGAAGCCCGTTTGCACGAGGAGATGGCGATTGCGGCGCGGCCGAAACCGGTGCCCGATCCCAAGCACCTGCAGGCCGCGGAGTAG
- a CDS encoding flagellin N-terminal helical domain-containing protein, which produces MSIFQRTSVDAALHTLRDINHSLTRTQNRVSSGLRVEQARDNAAYWSVATTARSDNKAHAAIQDALGMAAATMGTAYTGVARAVDVVSEIKAKLVAATEQGVDKEKINEELTQLKGQLRSVAEAAAFNSDNWVVLTDEDNPTEPKQIPASYIRNADGTVAVGTLTYHIDLPSTGVTTSKDARYLVDDRSGGSGEYGALTSSYFATEMGASQNYVMILSKAGNTAGQAEIGLSSSTTKNQVNEMISVVDAILRQTTTVGSAFGALEKRIELQDEFAKTLFDAYSSGIGRLVDADMEEESSKLTALQTQRQLGLQALSIANASYDTVRQLFQAF; this is translated from the coding sequence GTGAGTATTTTTCAACGCACATCTGTCGATGCGGCGCTGCATACGCTTCGTGATATCAACCACAGCCTGACGCGGACGCAGAACCGCGTCTCGTCCGGCCTTCGGGTCGAACAGGCCCGCGACAACGCCGCCTACTGGTCGGTGGCGACGACGGCCCGCTCCGACAATAAAGCGCATGCTGCCATTCAGGATGCGCTCGGCATGGCGGCCGCCACAATGGGTACGGCCTATACGGGCGTTGCCCGCGCCGTTGACGTCGTCTCCGAAATCAAGGCCAAACTTGTCGCTGCGACCGAACAGGGCGTCGACAAGGAAAAGATCAATGAGGAGCTGACGCAGCTGAAGGGACAGTTGCGCTCCGTCGCCGAAGCGGCGGCCTTCAACAGCGACAACTGGGTCGTCCTGACGGATGAGGACAATCCCACCGAGCCGAAGCAGATTCCGGCGTCCTATATCCGCAATGCCGACGGCACGGTCGCCGTCGGCACGCTGACCTATCATATCGACCTGCCGTCGACGGGCGTCACCACATCGAAGGATGCCCGCTACCTCGTCGACGACCGTTCGGGCGGGAGCGGCGAATACGGCGCTCTGACGTCATCCTATTTCGCGACGGAAATGGGCGCTTCGCAGAATTACGTCATGATTTTGAGCAAGGCCGGCAATACCGCCGGACAAGCGGAGATCGGGCTTTCATCCTCGACGACAAAAAATCAGGTAAATGAGATGATCAGCGTAGTGGACGCCATTCTCAGGCAGACGACCACCGTGGGCTCGGCTTTTGGTGCCCTGGAAAAACGCATCGAGCTGCAGGACGAGTTCGCGAAAACGCTTTTCGACGCCTACAGCTCAGGCATCGGGCGTCTGGTCGATGCCGATATGGAAGAGGAGTCGAGCAAGCTCACGGCGTTGCAGACGCAGCGGCAGCTCGGCCTGCAGGCGCTCTCGATCGCCAATGCCAGCTACGACACCGTAAGACAGCTCTTCCAGGCCTTCTAA
- a CDS encoding OmpA family protein — translation MIKKFVLLAMAASYLTACTTTDPYTGEQKMSNTAGGAMLGAVGGALAGAALGGRGHGARNAALIGAGLGALAGGAIGNYMDQQEAELRAQLQGTGISVTRNGDNIILNMPSNITFDIDQDAVKPGFYPTLNSVAVVLRKFNRTLIDVNGHTDSTGSIQHNQDLSQRRALSVAGYLGGQGIDQRRVSAVGFGPSQPVASNATEAGRAQNRRVEIQIAPITQS, via the coding sequence ATGATCAAGAAATTCGTACTTCTGGCGATGGCCGCCAGCTACCTGACCGCCTGCACCACGACCGACCCCTATACGGGCGAGCAGAAAATGTCGAACACCGCAGGCGGGGCAATGCTCGGAGCTGTCGGCGGAGCGCTTGCGGGTGCCGCCCTTGGCGGGCGCGGGCACGGCGCGCGCAATGCGGCGCTGATCGGCGCGGGCCTCGGCGCGCTCGCAGGCGGCGCGATCGGCAACTACATGGACCAGCAGGAAGCGGAACTCCGCGCCCAGCTCCAGGGTACCGGCATTTCGGTGACGCGTAACGGCGACAACATCATCCTGAACATGCCGTCGAACATCACCTTCGACATCGACCAGGACGCCGTGAAGCCGGGCTTCTATCCGACGCTGAACTCGGTAGCGGTCGTGCTCAGGAAGTTCAACCGCACATTGATCGATGTCAACGGCCATACCGATTCCACCGGCAGCATCCAGCATAACCAGGATCTGTCGCAGCGCCGCGCCCTTTCGGTTGCCGGTTATCTCGGCGGACAAGGTATCGACCAGCGTCGCGTCTCCGCCGTCGGCTTTGGCCCGTCGCAACCGGTCGCGTCAAACGCGACGGAGGCTGGCCGCGCCCAGAACCGCCGCGTCGAGATTCAGATCGCGCCGATCACCCAGAGCTGA
- a CDS encoding DUF2000 family protein, translated as MFDTKIAIVLRNNLASWQKLNVTAFLMSGIAGQDSAIIGEAYRDRAGNTYNAMSVQPIIVLSADEATISAIHRRVLEREIPSSLFIEEMFATGHDAANRAVFAEYAPEDAKVVGVALRAGRKIVDKITKGATMHA; from the coding sequence ATGTTTGATACCAAAATTGCGATCGTTCTGCGAAACAATCTTGCGTCATGGCAGAAGCTCAATGTAACCGCCTTTTTGATGAGCGGCATCGCCGGGCAAGATTCCGCGATCATCGGCGAGGCCTACAGGGACCGCGCCGGCAACACCTACAATGCCATGTCAGTCCAGCCGATCATCGTGCTATCGGCCGACGAGGCGACGATTTCAGCGATACATCGCCGCGTGCTGGAACGCGAGATTCCATCCTCGCTGTTCATCGAGGAGATGTTTGCAACCGGCCATGACGCCGCCAATCGCGCCGTATTTGCCGAATACGCGCCGGAAGACGCAAAGGTCGTGGGCGTCGCTCTGCGCGCCGGCAGGAAGATCGTCGACAAAATCACTAAGGGCGCGACGATGCATGCCTGA